The following are from one region of the Paenibacillus sp. JZ16 genome:
- a CDS encoding carbohydrate ABC transporter permease gives MTTLETIKSEGPGRSFRRKARKTRPLNRGDHLAGWLFVLPMVLGFILLLLVPLIMALYMSFTDWPLLGEAKLIGFENYRTIAGDAEFWRVLGNTLYFAVGLVPLNITLALLLAIPLSKNIRGAGFFRTLIFIPVMTSLVVWSIVWKYMFATDSGFINQLLRMIGITGPAWLYDTRLAMPVVIVTSLLKNVGLNMVLFIAALQQVPAQLYEAARIDGAGRMRIFFRITVPMITPTIFLTLMMTIIGSLKVFGQIYVMTQGGPSGSTKVLVYNIWERAFKLFEFGYASALAYVLFVITLLLTLAQWQMRKRWVLNES, from the coding sequence GGCGGGCTGGCTGTTTGTGCTGCCGATGGTGCTGGGGTTCATTCTGCTGCTGCTTGTCCCGCTCATTATGGCGCTTTATATGAGTTTTACTGATTGGCCGCTGCTGGGTGAGGCCAAGCTCATCGGATTTGAGAATTACCGAACGATTGCGGGGGACGCGGAATTTTGGCGCGTGCTGGGCAATACGCTTTATTTTGCCGTCGGACTTGTTCCGCTGAACATTACTTTGGCATTGCTGCTTGCAATCCCGTTATCAAAAAATATCCGCGGAGCCGGCTTTTTCCGGACATTGATCTTTATTCCGGTCATGACCTCGCTGGTGGTCTGGTCGATTGTCTGGAAGTATATGTTTGCCACGGACTCCGGGTTCATTAACCAGCTGCTGCGCATGATCGGCATTACCGGACCGGCCTGGCTGTACGATACCCGGCTTGCCATGCCCGTTGTTATCGTGACCAGTCTTCTGAAAAATGTCGGTTTGAATATGGTTTTGTTCATTGCGGCGCTGCAGCAGGTTCCGGCGCAGCTCTACGAGGCGGCCAGAATCGATGGCGCGGGGAGAATGCGGATTTTTTTCCGAATTACCGTACCCATGATCACGCCGACGATTTTTTTAACCCTGATGATGACCATTATCGGTTCGTTGAAGGTGTTCGGACAAATTTACGTGATGACACAAGGGGGGCCTTCTGGAAGCACGAAGGTGCTCGTCTACAACATTTGGGAACGAGCCTTTAAGCTGTTCGAGTTCGGATATGCTTCTGCGCTGGCTTATGTGCTGTTTGTCATCACCCTGCTGCTTACGCTGGCACAATGGCAGATGAGAAAAAGGTGGGTTCTGAATGAAAGCTAG
- a CDS encoding carbohydrate ABC transporter permease, with amino-acid sequence MKASLFAKRGNPAGGNLFHYLLLLAVSVVMMTPFVWMVSTSLKQPADVFVFPPQLIPSPIRWANYAEVLETIPFHLFYGNSVYIALLVTVGTVLFSSMAGYSFARIPFWGRSLVFLLLLSTMMIPNEVIAIPMFLFMRELGWINTHLPLIILPIFGAGGVFGVFVMRQFFLGIPKELEEAAMIDGCSRLRIYSTIMMPLAKPAIATLIIFTFLTSWNDFFDPLIFINDRKLMTLPLGLSLFTDESGTSWHLLMSASVMATLPLLIVFFFAQKQFVEGVSMTGLKE; translated from the coding sequence ATGAAAGCTAGTCTATTTGCTAAAAGGGGTAACCCGGCAGGCGGGAACCTGTTCCATTATCTGCTGCTGCTTGCCGTTTCGGTGGTCATGATGACCCCGTTCGTGTGGATGGTCTCGACTTCGCTCAAACAGCCGGCTGATGTGTTTGTTTTTCCGCCGCAGCTGATTCCGTCGCCGATACGATGGGCGAATTATGCGGAAGTGCTGGAGACGATCCCGTTCCATCTATTTTATGGCAACAGCGTCTATATCGCCCTTCTGGTTACCGTGGGCACTGTGCTTTTCTCTTCCATGGCGGGGTATTCCTTCGCACGAATTCCTTTTTGGGGGAGAAGCCTGGTGTTTCTGCTGCTGCTGAGCACGATGATGATTCCGAATGAGGTCATTGCCATTCCGATGTTTCTGTTTATGCGTGAGCTGGGTTGGATCAATACGCATTTACCGCTGATTATTTTGCCTATATTCGGCGCAGGCGGTGTGTTCGGGGTGTTTGTGATGCGGCAATTTTTTCTGGGGATTCCGAAGGAGCTGGAGGAGGCGGCGATGATTGACGGCTGCTCGAGGCTGCGGATTTATTCCACAATCATGATGCCGTTAGCAAAACCTGCAATTGCCACGCTGATCATTTTCACGTTTTTGACGAGCTGGAACGATTTTTTTGATCCGCTGATCTTTATTAATGACCGTAAGCTGATGACTTTGCCGCTGGGATTATCGCTGTTTACCGACGAGTCGGGGACATCGTGGCATCTGCTGATGAGCGCTTCGGTTATGGCGACATTACCACTGCTCATTGTGTTTTTCTTTGCGCAGAAGCAGTTTGTCGAAGGGGTATCCATGACGGGTCTCAAGGAATAG
- a CDS encoding FAD-dependent oxidoreductase, with amino-acid sequence MDSRTRIMEADVVVIGAGPAGIAAAIAAGRQGASVILIERYGFVGGMSTAAGVYPWMTFHTQQGERVIGGMAQEIVERLMERGGSPGHLRDTVGFVNTLTPYHPEIYKVLAVDMLREAGVKLVSHSFVDEVGREGEYIQSVTLTGKSGRIKVDGKMFVDASGDADVAYLAGAPTLQGRESDGLSQPMTMKFRMRGVDVEAIRKAMLADPDNFYHKTPFAELENERIPLTGVSGFYKEWKAAEVPINRDQVLLFIGPEKDEVLINCTRVQGLSATDVEELTLAEEEGRKQVLMMAEFLKSRVPGFAEASISSVAPQIGIRESRRIDGLYRLTMEDVVTGRHFEDGIARSGYPVDLHDPSGKGIMEATIENDGSYSIPYRCLVARGPVNLLAAGRCISTTHEALATTRLTPSCMATGEAAGTAAALACKMGITAAEVDASQLREMLYAQGAIV; translated from the coding sequence ATGGACAGCAGGACACGGATCATGGAGGCGGACGTGGTAGTTATAGGTGCGGGGCCGGCGGGCATTGCCGCCGCCATTGCCGCCGGCAGGCAGGGGGCAAGCGTCATCTTGATTGAACGGTACGGGTTTGTCGGCGGGATGTCTACGGCTGCCGGAGTTTATCCTTGGATGACGTTTCATACACAGCAAGGGGAACGGGTCATCGGCGGTATGGCACAGGAAATTGTGGAGCGCCTGATGGAGCGAGGGGGCTCGCCCGGCCATCTTCGCGATACCGTCGGTTTCGTGAATACGCTGACGCCGTACCATCCAGAGATATATAAGGTGCTTGCCGTCGATATGCTGCGCGAAGCGGGGGTGAAGCTCGTCTCGCACAGCTTCGTTGACGAAGTCGGACGTGAAGGCGAATACATCCAGTCCGTGACCCTTACTGGAAAATCGGGGCGAATCAAGGTTGACGGGAAGATGTTCGTCGATGCGTCCGGGGATGCGGACGTCGCTTATCTGGCGGGAGCACCGACGCTTCAGGGGCGCGAAAGCGACGGGCTGTCGCAGCCGATGACGATGAAATTCCGGATGCGGGGTGTTGACGTGGAGGCGATTCGGAAGGCGATGCTTGCTGATCCCGACAATTTTTATCACAAGACGCCGTTTGCCGAACTAGAGAATGAGCGTATTCCGCTCACGGGGGTTTCCGGCTTTTATAAGGAGTGGAAGGCTGCCGAGGTCCCGATCAACCGCGATCAGGTTCTGCTGTTTATCGGGCCGGAGAAGGATGAGGTGCTGATTAACTGTACGCGGGTACAAGGCTTAAGCGCGACCGACGTCGAGGAACTGACTTTGGCGGAGGAGGAAGGGCGCAAACAGGTGCTGATGATGGCGGAATTTTTGAAATCGCGGGTGCCTGGATTTGCCGAGGCCTCCATTTCCTCGGTTGCCCCCCAGATCGGAATTAGGGAGTCGCGCCGAATCGACGGTCTGTATCGGTTAACGATGGAGGACGTGGTGACGGGACGACATTTTGAAGACGGCATTGCGAGGAGCGGTTATCCGGTTGACTTGCATGATCCGTCAGGCAAAGGGATCATGGAGGCTACCATCGAGAATGACGGTTCCTACAGTATTCCATACCGCTGCCTGGTGGCCCGAGGACCAGTAAATCTGCTCGCGGCAGGGCGCTGCATTTCCACCACGCATGAAGCACTGGCGACCACGCGCTTGACGCCAAGCTGCATGGCTACGGGAGAAGCGGCGGGCACGGCGGCGGCCCTGGCCTGCAAGATGGGAATCACCGCGGCGGAAGTCGATGCATCGCAGCTCAGGGAGATGCTGTACGCCCAAGGGGCGATTGTGTGA
- a CDS encoding DUF438 domain-containing protein, which produces MSELINNREEGISAHRTARLHLLKEIIKELHHGKSVEEVKSKFNQAVGEISVDEISELEQVLMQEEGIPVTEVQRLCSVHAAVFKGSIQDIHRAHKPEEQPGHPVFTFKMENQEIDRLANFKIALHLDQFLKDQGEANRLKLLEDFSLLYDVDKHYSRKENLLFPFLEKYGIYGPTKVMWAVDDGIRMGIKEVKSKLTHFDGHAEIVVDLARRVLNEVTEMIYKEEHILLPMALEKLTEDEWLQIAAQSEEVGYCLIAPDQQWNPERAAEPGADQGLASSPLQEGYIRMSTGILSVKQMESILNHLPVDLTFIDEHDIVRYFSQGKERIFVRTKAVIGRSVQNCHPPQSVHVVNQLLADFKAGVKDAEDFWIPVKDKFVYIRYFAVRDEEGNYLGTLEFTQNIKPIQELTGQKRILSP; this is translated from the coding sequence ATGAGTGAATTAATTAATAACCGTGAGGAAGGAATTTCTGCTCATCGAACTGCCCGGCTACATTTGCTCAAGGAAATCATTAAAGAGCTTCACCATGGAAAAAGCGTGGAGGAAGTAAAGTCAAAATTCAACCAAGCTGTAGGCGAAATATCGGTTGATGAAATATCGGAGCTGGAGCAAGTGCTGATGCAGGAGGAAGGAATCCCGGTAACCGAAGTACAGCGACTGTGCAGCGTGCATGCTGCGGTATTTAAAGGTTCCATCCAAGACATTCACAGAGCCCATAAGCCTGAAGAGCAGCCTGGACATCCTGTGTTTACCTTTAAGATGGAGAACCAAGAAATCGATCGACTGGCAAACTTCAAAATCGCACTGCATCTGGATCAGTTTCTTAAGGATCAAGGAGAGGCAAATCGCCTCAAATTGCTGGAGGATTTCAGTCTCCTCTATGATGTAGACAAACACTACAGCCGCAAAGAAAATTTGCTGTTTCCTTTTCTTGAGAAATACGGAATTTATGGACCGACCAAGGTGATGTGGGCAGTAGATGACGGTATCCGAATGGGCATAAAAGAAGTGAAATCCAAACTTACTCATTTTGATGGGCATGCCGAGATCGTAGTGGATCTGGCCAGACGCGTCTTAAACGAAGTTACAGAAATGATCTATAAAGAGGAACATATCTTATTACCTATGGCTCTGGAAAAGTTGACGGAGGATGAATGGCTTCAAATTGCTGCCCAAAGCGAAGAGGTCGGTTATTGCTTAATTGCGCCTGATCAACAATGGAATCCTGAAAGAGCAGCTGAGCCTGGCGCAGATCAGGGATTGGCGTCTTCTCCGCTGCAAGAGGGATATATCCGAATGAGTACAGGCATTTTATCGGTCAAACAGATGGAATCGATTTTAAATCATTTACCGGTCGACCTAACCTTTATCGATGAACATGATATCGTTCGATATTTTTCCCAGGGCAAAGAACGAATCTTCGTTCGTACTAAAGCGGTGATCGGCCGAAGTGTTCAGAACTGCCATCCTCCGCAAAGCGTTCACGTCGTCAATCAGCTCCTAGCTGATTTCAAAGCAGGTGTCAAAGATGCAGAAGATTTCTGGATCCCGGTTAAAGATAAGTTTGTCTACATTCGCTATTTTGCCGTAAGGGATGAAGAAGGGAACTATTTAGGCACGCTGGAATTCACTCAAAACATTAAACCGATTCAGGAGCTCACCGGTCAAAAACGGATACTCTCTCCGTAA
- a CDS encoding DUF5381 family protein, protein MNEISYRKSVAWGKTLGSLLFVLTCLFLLYAAFFMDTSFIRKFFCITSAIIGIPFFGGYLVVSLPKALKSDTQLITYDQNSISDGTRTVAWTEITSISYSGPSIREWLLPKFPVLIFHLKNRETWTVNTYYLLTDTEIQSVMKRLRGLVSRNGKETK, encoded by the coding sequence ATGAACGAGATATCTTATCGGAAATCCGTGGCATGGGGCAAAACACTTGGCAGTTTACTGTTTGTGCTGACCTGCCTGTTTCTGCTGTATGCGGCTTTTTTTATGGATACTTCCTTTATTCGTAAGTTCTTTTGTATCACATCAGCCATAATAGGGATTCCGTTTTTTGGAGGATATTTGGTTGTCAGCTTGCCAAAGGCACTGAAATCAGACACGCAGCTCATCACCTACGATCAAAATTCCATTTCAGATGGTACGCGGACCGTAGCCTGGACGGAGATTACAAGCATCAGCTACAGCGGCCCCTCCATTCGGGAGTGGCTGCTTCCGAAATTTCCTGTGCTGATTTTTCATTTGAAAAACAGAGAGACCTGGACAGTGAACACGTATTATTTGTTAACCGATACTGAAATTCAGTCTGTCATGAAGCGCCTGCGGGGGCTGGTCAGCCGTAACGGAAAGGAAACGAAATAG